In the Wyeomyia smithii strain HCP4-BCI-WySm-NY-G18 chromosome 2, ASM2978416v1, whole genome shotgun sequence genome, one interval contains:
- the LOC129721219 gene encoding thymosin beta produces MDNTAAVTVKDYKKVGLDLKSQLESFKPENLSKADTQEKIILPTAEDVQTEKTQQSLFAGIESFDASKLKHAETCEKNCLPDKEVILQEKGQKDLISRIESFDTSKLKHTETCEKNPLPTKEIIEEEKKA; encoded by the coding sequence ATGGATAACACAGCTGCTGTAACAGTTAAGGACTACAAGAAAGTTGGCCTCGATCTGAAATCCCAATTGGAAAGTTTCAAACCAGAAAACTTGTCAAAAGCCGATActcaagaaaaaataatacttCCAACTGCAGAAGATGTCCAGACGGAAAAAACTCAGCAGAGCCTTTTCGCCGGTATTGAATCATTCGATGCTTCCAAATTGAAACACGCAGAAACGTGTGAAAAGAACTGCTTGCCCGATAAAGAAGTAATACTACAGGAAAAAGGGCAGAAGGATTTGATTTCACGCATTGAATCGTTCGACACATCGAAGTTAAAACATACAGAAACCTGCGAGAAAAATCCGTTACCAACAAAAGAAATCATTGAAGAGGAGAAAAAGGCTTAA